The following are encoded together in the Populus trichocarpa isolate Nisqually-1 chromosome 5, P.trichocarpa_v4.1, whole genome shotgun sequence genome:
- the LOC112327613 gene encoding protein ALP1-like → MNRIVDQINYPSCGVSGASVDGAGDDSNGNDSDDSNDDDDDDADDDDDADIDGDSDDDDAFIIRRHFDREKLNLCTAGAINAYYMYKEPCMVSYNTGMRWLTEVLRGHWKRSVNMFRMDATTLLSLCTDLETHHGLKPSRRMSVIEKVAMFLFTIAVGASNRQVQERFQHSGETVSRCFKEVLKSLRLFAVEIIKPVDPQFTSTPREIAMNPRFMPHFKNCVGAIDGTHVRACVPAANQIPFIGRKGVPTQNIMAACSFDMQFMFVWAGWEGSAHDTRIFLEAIDNSTINFPKPPEGKYYLVDAGYPNEYGYLGPYKGERYHFQEFRRRGQPSGRKEVFNRAHSSLRNVIERSFGVWKQRWRILQNMPAYPYKTQVEIVVASMALHNYIRRRSQDDAVFSEYDRNPNLIPDDFLPDTVQASAVQGSQRPSRMDFVRDGIANSLMEQ, encoded by the exons ATGAATCGGATTGtagatcaaattaattatcctagttgTGGAGTTAGTGGTGCTTCAGTTGATGGTGCCGGAGATGATAGTAATGGAAACGACTCCGACGACAGTAATGACGACGACGATGATGATGccgacgatgatgatgatgccgaCATTGACGGTGATAGTGATGATGACGATGCATTTATTATAAGGAGGCATTTTGATagggaaaaattaaatttatgcacAGCTGGAGCTATAAACGCGTATTATATGTATAAAGAACCATGTATGGTTTCCTATAACACAGGGATGCGTTGGTTGACGGAGGTTTTAAGAGGTCATTGGAAACGAAGTGTTAACATGTTCAGGATGGACGCAACAACTTTGTTGAGTTTGTGCACCGACTTGGAAACGCACCATGGCTTAAAACCGTCAAGAAGAATGAGCGTTATTGAAAAGGTGGCAATGTTTCTATTTACAATAGCAGTTGGGGCGTCAAATAGACAAGTGCAGGAAAGATTCCAGCATTCAGGTGAAACTGTTAGTAGATGTTTTAAAGAAGTGCTTAAATCATTACGTTTGTTTGCTGTAGAAATCATAAAACCAGTAGATCCACAATTTACGAGCACACCAAGAGAAATTGCTATGAATCCAAGATTTATGCCACATTTCaag AATTGTGTTGGTGCAATTGATGGAACACATGTTCGTGCATGCGTACCAGCTGCAAATCAAATTccatttattggaagaaaaggtgTACCAACACAAAATATAATGGCCGCTTGTAGTTTCGACATGCAATTCATGTTCGTGTGGGCAGGATGGGAAGGCAGTGCACATGATACTCGTATTTTTCTGGAGGCTATTGACAATAGCACTATCAACTTTCCAAAACCTCCAGAAG gaaaatacTATTTGGTTGATGCTGGATATCCAAACGAGTATGGATATTTGGGTCCCTACAAAGGCGAGAGGTATCACTTCCAAGAATTTAGACGTCGTGGACAACCAAGTGGTCGGAAAGAAGTGTTTAATCGTGCACACTCATCACTACGTAACGTGATCGAACGTTCTTTTGGGGTATGGAAACAGAGGTGgagaattttgcaaaacatgcCTGCTTATCCATACAAAACACAAGTTGAAATTGTAGTTGCATCAATGgcactacataattatattagaaggagatcgcaagATGATGCAGTTTTTTCTGAGTATGATCGCAACCCCAATTTGATTCCAGATGACTTTTTGCCTGATACTGTTCAGGCTTCGGCCGTTCAAGGCTCACAGAGGCCTTCACGTATGGATTTTGTACGCGATGGAATTGCCAATAGTTTGATGGAACAATAA
- the LOC7468859 gene encoding AT-hook motif nuclear-localized protein 17, with protein MNMKGEYVERHQAKHENTPNMFSELNPHHQHLPFSQHFQLSRESEEEDTRSTGAATTPNPIPTSQKLNELNSSGGTDGATIEVVRRPRGRPPGSKNKPKPPVIITREPEPAMSPYILEVPGGNDVVEALSRFCRRKNMGICVLTGTGTVANVTLRQPSTTPGTTITFHGRFDILSISATFLPQTTSYPLPNSFTISLAGPQGQIVGGIVAGGLVAAGTVFVVAASFNNPSYHRLQVEEEGRNSGSGGGGGEGRSPVSGAGGGESGHAASGGGGGGESCGMAMYSCHLPANDVIWAPSARQPPPSPY; from the coding sequence atgaacATGAAAGGTGAATACGTAGAACGCCATCAAGCAAAGCATGAAAATACTCCAAACATGTTCTCCGAGCTCAACCCTCACCACCAACACCTTCCCTTTTCCCAACACTTTCAACTCTCTCGTGAATCCGAAGAGGAAGATACTCGTAGTACTGGTGCCGCCACAACACCAAATCCCATCCCCACCTCTCAAAAACTCAACGAACTCAACAGCAGCGGTGGCACTGACGGTGCTACTATTGAAGTAGTTCGTCGGCCCAGAGGCAGACCGCCCGGTTCAAAGAACAAACCCAAACCACCCGTTATTATAACCCGGGAACCTGAACCAGCTATGAGTCCTTACATCCTAGAGGTCCCAGGTGGAAACGACGTCGTTGAAGCCCTATCCCGTTTCTGTCGCCGAAAAAACATGGGAATCTGCGTTCTTACAGGAACCGGCACGGTCGCTAACGTCACTCTGCGTCAGCCATCGACAACACCAGGAACTACTATCACTTTTCATGGAAGatttgatattttgtcaatttcgGCGACTTTTTTGCCTCAAACAACGTCCTATCCACTGCCTAATAGTTTTACCATTTCACTTGCGGGTCCACAGGGGCAGATCGTCGGAGGGATTGTTGCTGGAGGTTTGGTGGCTGCTGGTACTGTTTTTGTTGTAGCGGCTTCGTTTAATAATCCGAGTTATCACCGGTTGCAGGTTGAGGAGGAAGGGAGGAATTCTGGgtctggtggtggtggtggggaaGGGCGATCACCTGTGTCGGGTGCAGGTGGGGGAGAAAGTGGACACGCGGcaagtggaggaggaggaggaggagagtcTTGTGGGATGGCTATGTATAGTTGTCATTTGCCTGCTAATGATGTGATTTGGGCGCCCAGCGCCAGGCAGCCGCCACCATCGCCTTATTAA